CAGGATTATATCAACCAACAACCCGGTGTTCTTACCTTAGAGGAACTTTTAAAATCTGTCGAAAAATCTTATCCACTAGTTCTTGCTGCAGAAAAACTTTTATCAGAGGCCGAATACAATTACCTCGCAGCAGAAGGTGCATTTGACTTACAGTTTAAATCTATGGGAACCACAAAACCAATGGGATATTATACAAACAATGCAGCCGACGCAATGTTTGAAAAACCAACACCACTTGGTGGAACGTCTTTTTTTGCTGGTTACCGGATTGGTCGAGGAACCTTTCCCGTTTACGATGGAAAAAGAGAAACCAATGACCATGGAGAGATTCGGGCAGGTGCCATCTTTCCCCTGATGCGCAATCGTGAGATTGATAAAAACAGAGCCGATATCAAAAAAGCAGACCTCGACCGCAGACTTTCAGAACTCTCCATTCAAAAATTAAAAATCGAAGTTATCAAAGAAGCCACGAAACGGTATTGGAAATGGGTCGCCAGTGGCCAAGAATATTTAGTCAACAAAGACTTATTAGCATTAGCAAAAAACAGACAAAATCAAATTACCGAAAGAATCAAGTTAGGTGACATTCCAAAAATGGAAGGAACCGAAAACGATCGCGCCATTTTACAAAGAGAATCACAATTTGTTTCTGCAGAACGAGAGATGCAAAAAGCGGCCATCGATTTGTCTTTATTCCTGCGTGCACCTGATGGAAATTTAATCCTTCCGACAACAAACAGATTGCCTATCGGATTTCCCAAACCCATCGATTATAAAAAAGTTGAATTAGAAAAAAGTATCAAACTAGCTTGGAAGTATCGACCTGAATTACAAGACTTTGAATTCAAACGAGACAAAGTCCGCGTAGACCAAGATATGGGTTATAACTCGTTAAAACCACAAGTGGATTTGGTGGTTGCTGGATCACAAGACTTTGGACCAGGTTCTGTAACAAGAGCCAAACCAGAGCTTGAAGCCTCTCTCATCCTCAACCTTCCCATCCAAACCAAAAGACCAAGAGGAATGATTGGAGCCGCCGAAGCAAAGATTGCCCAACTTGACCAAGAACTACAGTTCTCAAAAGATAAAATCAAAACCGAAGTACAAGACTCAATTTCAGAGGTGATTGCCTCGGCAAAACGTGTAATCGTTACTCAAAATGAAGTGGAATTAGCAAGAAAGTTAGAAGAGATGGAACGTGAACGGTTTGCCCTCGGTGACTCTACTCTTCTATTCGTGAATATTAGAGAACAGACAAGTGCCGAAGCAGCCGTCCGAGAAATTAAGGCATTGTACGATCATCATGTAGCCATTGCCCATTTCCAAGCATCTACAGCTTCCATTTTGCAAATTTCTCCTTTTCCATAGTTTGTTTTATTGTTCAGAAAAAAAAACGACTTTCACTACTCTGTGAATCTCTAAACTTTTCCCTAAAGAAGGTATCTATGCACGGGGAAGAGTCACTATTACAAGACATTGGTCTCAGTATTATTTTCGCAACAGTCTTAAGTCACATCGCAAGAGTACTCAAACAACCGTTAATTTTAGGTTATATTATCGGTGGGGCCATGCTCGGTAAAGAGATGGGGTTTGAACTTGTCACGAACGAAGCTAGTATCGAACTCATATCAGAAATCGGACTCATCTTATTACTTTTTATCATCGGATTAGAAATCAATTTGGCTGAACTCGCAAAAATGGGTAAGGCCATGTTCACCTTGGGAATCCTTCAATTCACTCTTTCCGTCGCTTTTGTGTATTCTGTGTTTCCTTTTTTTGGTCTTCCCATTGGTTCAGAAAAGTTTGACCTTCTTTATATTGCCGTCGCACTCTCACTTAGTTCTACGTTGATCGTAGTTAAGTTATTACAAGATAAGGTAGAGATCAATACTCTCTCAGGAAAATTGACCGTAGGGGTTTTGGTTTTCCAAGACATTTGGGCCATTTTGTTTATGGGGGTCCAACCCAACTTAAACAATCCCGAAATATTAAAAATTCTATCTTCTGTTGGAATCATCGTTTTACTCATTGCTTTTAGTTTTAGTGTCAGCCGATATGTATTAGCCAAGTTATACAAAGCTTGTGCGAGTAGCCCAGAACTAATCCTTCTAACATCAATTATGTGGTGTTTTCTCGTTTGTGGGATCGCAGGAGAAGCTGGACTTTCCAAAGAAATGGGTGCTCTCGTTGCCGGCATGAGTATCGCCGCTTTCCCTTATGGTGCAGATGTCATTTCCAAACTGATTGGAATTCGCGACTTCTTTGTTACCCTCTTCTTTGTGGCTCTTGGTCTTAAAGTTCCGCTTCCAAGTTTAGAAGTTATCGGATTATCTGCGGCTATCATTGCTCTTATGTTATTTGTGAGGATGATAACCATCGCCCCTGTCATTATCAAACTCAACAAAGGAGTTCGAAACGGATTTCTAACTGCACTCAACCTCGCTCAAATTTCAGAATTCTCACTCGTAATTTTAGCATTAGGTGCTGGATTCGAACACATCACTCCGAAACTGCAAGCTGTGATTTTAACTTCAACCATCATTGCATCAGTTCTCTCCACATATATCATTATGTTCAACCATAACATAGCGGCGACCTTCGAAAGATTACTCGCTCGTGTTGGTATCTCTGACCAAGCAGAAGAATCCGGAAAAGAAGATAAAGCAAGTCATGGGGGGCATGGAGGACACGGCGACGGGATGGTGCGAGACATCATCGTCCTTGGATATTTTCGAATCGCTCGTGCCTTTGTGGAATACTTAGAAGACCTTTCTCCTTCTCTTATCAAACGAATCATCATTGCTGATTACAATCCTGCTTTTAAAGATGAACTCACAAACAAAGGATTCCAGTGGGCTTATGCCGACCTTGCCCATCCCGATTCTTTATCCCATATTGGCCTTCACGATGCTTCCATGGTCATTTGTACCATTTCTGATTCTTTTTTAAAAGGAACCAATAACAACCGTTTGCTTTCTACTCTTAGCAAACTCGCACCGAACGCAAAAATCATTCTCACGAGTGACGAACCTGGGGAAGCTAAAAAGTTAGTTGCTGATGGAGCTCAAAAAGTCATCATCCCAGGTGTCATTACCGGAGAATTTTTGTATGACTATATTTCTCGAGGGATGAGAAATAATGAAAGAGAAGTTTCATAAATACAAATAACTTCAAAAGAGACTTGGATAGAATCAAACTGGCTTAAGTGATTTCGTAATCCTGATTGATACGAAAAAGAACCTAAATTCTAAAAGCCGGTAACAAATTACCGGCAATGAAACAAATGAATCTCTAAATCAAACCCTTCTCTTTAAAATCTCGAATCACCACTTCTAAATCAGCTGGTGAATCCACTCCCAAGTTTGCTTTATCAGAAAGATAAACTCCAATTGTCGATCCATTCTGCAGAGCGCGAAGTTGTTCTAACGATTCAACCGTTTCCCAATCGGAAGCAGGTAAATGGTTGTACTTCATTAAAAATTCTCTTTCGTAAGCATAAATACCTAAATGCCTGTGGTATGTTGCTTCTCCTTTAAAGGAAGCGGGAATCGGAGAACGAGAAAAGTAATTGGCACGTGCGTTTCTGTCAAAGACCACCTTTACTTTGTTAGGGTCTTTTGGATCTTCAGAGGCGGTAAAGGGAACAGCGGCCGTAGTCATTTCCCAATTTCTATGTTTGGTTTTTAAAGCCAATACACCTTCAATGAGGTTTGGTTCCATTCCAGGTTCATCCCCTTGGATATTCACAATAATTCCGTAGTTGGGAAATTTTTCGGCAACTTCAATGATTCGATCCGTGCCGGTTGGATGGTCGGGACTTGTGAATACAGATTCACCACCAAAAGATATCACTGTATCATGAATTCTTCTGTCATCTGTGGCGACCACCAAACGGTGGATTGATTTAGAAAGGGAAGCGTGGTGGTAAGTCCACTGGATCATTGGTTTTGTGCCAATGAGGGCCAGTGGTTTTCCAGGGAATCTTGTGCTCGCGAACCTCGCAGGGATCACACCGAGGATTTGGTCGGACATAGTCCTAGTTTACCAAGAACTCGGTAAAGTAAACTTCTTTGATTTTTCCATTGGTCAAAATATGATTTAAGTGGGCTTTGATTTCCTCACGTAAATCCAATTGGTTAGTAATGGATTTTAAATCGTCTTTTGTTTTACGTGCAATGACAAGGTTAATGATGTTTTGCATTTGAGCCACACGTGCTGCTAGTTCCGCAGAAAGAGCAGGTTGTCCCGATTCAAACCCAAGAGACATCTTTAACTTAACAAAGTGTGATTCACCAACGTCAGAAGTATTCACTCTAAATTCTTCCTGAAATGTGTAAACTTCCAAAGGAGGGGGAGCTTTCACAAGAGAAATATTCTTTTGTTGTTTGAACACACTTGTTGCCGTTTTTTGCGCAACAAACATTGATATAACGGTTACAATGATAATCCCGAAAATGGCAGCAGCAATGTACAATAACCATTTTACAATGGGGGACATCCCTGTGGAGGCGGTACTACCTTCGGCTAACCCACCTTCTTCTTCATCTACTTCACGGTCACCCATGTTAAAATTCTCCTTCTACATTTGTTTCAGTGTTCGGTAAACGAGTGTCAGGGAGTCCGTATTTACTTTCCCCTGGTGCTCGTTTGGTAGACTTCTCGGTTAGGATGATGATATCCACTCTTCGGTTGAAAGCTTTAGCTTCCGGAGTACCTTCATTTTCCAATACAAGAGGTCTGTAGGATCCAAAACTTACTGCCTGGAACCAACTAGGTTCAATTTCTTCTGAATTGATCATAAAGACGGTAGCATTCACTGCCCTTGCTCCCGCCAAATCCCAGTTATTAATATATTCACGTTCTTCACGACCAGGACGGTTTACAGGATTGACAGCATCATCATCACTATGTCCTTCCACTCGGACAAATCGTTCGAGTCCTTTGATAAGGCCTGCTGCTTTTCGCAAAGTCTCTCGAATGGCAGGTGTAAGGATGGCAGATCCTGGATAAAAATAATCAGCACCCACAAGAGAAATCACAAGCCCTCTTTCGTTTTCCGAAATTCGAACTTTTCCTGCTTCTACTTCTGGTTTAAACACTTCTTGAGCATCTTTTTTTGATTTGGAAAGGTTACGTCCTACCACTTGGGAAGGAAGGGACTCAATTTGCATTCCCATCTCTTCCAAAGATCCTTTGGATAGTGTTTGTCCCCCAGTGAAAAATCCTGTAGTGGATTTGAACGCAGATAAAATGATCTGCATTTCCTTTGCATCTGTTTTCCCTGTTGTATACAAAAGGATAAAGAAACAAAGGAGAAGTGTCACCATGTCCCCGTAAGTCGCCATGAACTCGGGAACTTTCTGGATGCACTCAGGACATTTTTCTTTTTTAGACGCCATGATTTAAATATTAATCTCCGTCGTCTTTCAGTGCAGTTCGTTCTGCAGGAGTTAAGAAACTCGCCAATTTTTCTTTTACAATCCTTGGGTTGTCCCCAGATTGAATCGATAAAGTTCCTTCCACCATCACTTGTTTGATCACAAGTTCATCTTCAGATCGTCTGGTGAGTTTTCTCACAATCGGTGCAGCAAATAAGTTCTGTGCAAGTGATCCGTATAATGTCGTAATAAGGGCTGTCGCCATACCTTGTCCGATGGCACTCGCATCACCACCACCTAAGTTCTTTAACATCCCCACAAGACCCACAAGGGTCCCAAGCATTCCGAACCCTGGCGCAAAACCAGCGTAAGCATCCCACCAAGAACGTCCATAAGCATGTCTTGTGGCTGTGTTCCCAATTTCGGTTTCCATAATATTTCGAACCAGTTCAGGGTCAGTTCCATCCACTACGAGTTGGATTCCCTTCTTTAAAAATTCTTCTGGTAGTTCGTTGATATCATCTTCTAAGGCAAGTAAACCTTCACGACGAGCTTTTTCAGAAAAACTAACTAGTGTCGTGATGAGTCCAGGTAAATCTGAGGGAGGGTTTTGGAAGGCTTTTTTGGTAACAGCTCCCACTCCAATGGTAGATGTCCAAGGAAAGGAAATGATCGTGGCGGCAGCTGCCCCACCAAATGTAATCATCACCGAGGGAATGTCGATAAGGTCGGTGAGCGCAAGACCCCCCGAGACAACCCCTAGTAACATCAAGGCCGCACCTAGGGCCAAACCAATGACTGTAGCTATATCCATTTCTTATGTTTCCTCAGGCCTTCTTTCACTCACTCGAGGGAGATTATGGATTCTTGTTTGGTAAGCGATTACCTTTTCCACAACTTCCGCAACAGGCTCTTGTACAATGAATTTTTTCTCATTCACAAGAGTGATGATCGTATCCGGATTTGCTTCGATGGTCTCAATCAAATCTGCATTGAGAACAAATTCCGCACCTTTGAGTCGATGTAAAATGACCAAGAGATCCCCCTTCAGAGATTTCTATTTATGTCTATCGACTACCTTTCGAATTTCGCTTACGAATTTTTCTTCCGTAAATCGATTGATGGAATTTTGGAAATCCCCACGTTTGAAATGGATCTTTTCGGCCCTTTGGATGGCCTCGTTTAAGGATTTTACCGTCTGTTCTTTGAAAAATACCCCAGTTCTGTCTTCCTTGACTGACTCCAAAGCACCTCCCTTCCCGTAGGCAATGACGGGAGTGGCATAGGCCTGCGATTCGACAGGAGTGATCCCAAAGTCTTCCATCCCCGGAAAGATAAACCCACGAGCTTTTTTGTAAAGTTCGATCACTTCCGTTCGAGGGAGTCCCTTTTTCCAAAGGATATTTTTGGGAAGGTTTTTGACGAGTTTCCCCTCTTCTTGGCCCCCACCTACAAGGATCAGAGGTTTTCCATTTTCTCGGAAGGCTTCAATAGCAAGATCAATTTTTTTATAAGGAGCAAAGGCGGAAACCATCAGATAATAATCATCTTTGGAAACATCGTGAACTCGGAAGTCTTGGGGTAAACAGGGCGGATACACAATTTTATAATCACGACGGTAATACTTTTGGATACGCCTTCCCACAAAATGCGAGTTACATGTAAAATAATCCACGCGGTTGGAAGAAGCCGCATCCCAAGTACGAAGATAGTTGGCAATGGATTGTAAAAGAAAAAACTTAAATCCCTTTCTGCCGGGAAAATAATCATAATACATATCCCAAACATACCGCATAGGGCTATGGATATAACTTAAATGGAAGGTATCGGGATGAGGGATGACTCCTTTGGCCACACAGTGGGAAGAGCTAATCACCACATCATACCCTTTTAAATCCAATGATTCAATCGCAGTGGGGAAAACTGGTAAATAATAACGATAATACTTTTCTTTGAAAGGAAGATTGTTTGTAAAAGCTGTTGTGATCTTTCGATTTTCAATCCTTTCGTTTAGTTTCCCTTTGGAATAAAAAAGAGTAAATAAATCCGCTTCTGGAAATGCTTTTAATAAACTATCGAGTACGATTTCACCACCGCGCATACCGGTGAGCCAATCATGTATAATTGCAACTTTCATTATTCTTGTGGTCCAATCCTTCTTCCCGTAATTGGCGTTGTACGTCCGTAATACGATGCTGTGATTAAAAATGGAATCGGCATGGTGTTCTCTAAATTCCGTGAACTTTCCATATAACGTCTTCCTTCTTTTCCAATGGTTTCTGCGTCTTTCACAGTCGCAAGAAGTTCATCATACATTTCTGTACTCCCAATTAATTTGGGAATTGTTCCTTCTGTATGATTTAATTTATCGGAGATGGAACGAAAATCCAATGTGATTTGTCTGAGGTCTGTCCGATTTTCTTCCATCGTGGCGGAAGTGGCTTTGAAAAAATCATCAAAATAGCGAGCAGAAGGCAAATAGTCGGGTGATTTTTCTCCTTCACGGAACGTAGGTTTAAAAAATGGACGTTTCCCATCTGAACTACCAGGGTTGATATTAATGATCCTTCCTGAAAACAAAGTAATGGTTTGAAAATCCACTTCATAGTTATCCCAAAGGGTTAACGGGTCTTCTAAAGCAATGTGAAGTTCTATCGCATGATCTATGTTATGGTCGAGGAACCGACGATCGGGAACATCCATCAGTGGCCTAGAATCGATATGTGCAACATAACCTTTTTGGATTCCTAAAATTCGAACCTCGGTTCCTTCTTTGATTCCATCAATGCGAGAATAAAATAAAGATAACCGATAAGGGTATTTTTTTGCGGGTCGATCTGGCTCAATGACTGTAGTGAAAAAAGCAAAGACCAAAATAGAAAAAAAAACGATCCCAGTGAGGGATTCCTTTGATAACTTTTTTGATTTCACGGCAGACTTAAAATTCTTCCTTTCAAAGAAAGAGTTGGCAAGCAGATTTTAAATGACTGAATGGGAGAAGATGAAAGCAGTCACCATCCTCAAATACGACGAATCCGAACCTCAATTGGAACTCCGTGAAAAAGAAGTTCCCACACCGAAAGAGAACGAAGTCAGGATCAAAATCCACCTTTCGCCGATCAATCCTTCTGATCTGATGTTCATCCGTGGACTGTATGGATTCAAAAAAAAAGCACCAGTCTCTGCAGGATTTGAAGCCAGCGGAATTGTTGATGCTGTGGGAAGTGCCATCAAAACTTTAACAGTAGGAATGAACGTATCTTGCGTGGCACCGCAAAATGACGGATCTTGGGCCGAGTACATGATCACTACGGAAGACAACTGTTTGCCGTTAGTTGATGGAGTGAGCCTCGATGAAGGATCTAGCTTTTTTGTAAATCCAATGACTGCTTGGGCCATGGTTTCCAAATGTTCGAAAGAAGGTCATCCCGCCATGATCCAAACGGCTGCTGCCAGTGCTTTGGGTAAAATGGTAGTCCGACTTTGTAAAGAACGTGGAATCCCACTCATTAATATTGTGCGAAAAAAAGAACAAGAAGATAACCTTTTAGAAATTGGTGCAGAAAACATTCTAAACTCCACCTCTCCTAACTACCAAAAAGATTTATTCAAAATCTCAAAAAAACTAAATGCCACTTACGCCATCGATGCAGTGGCAGGGGAAACAGCACAGTCACTTGTGGAATGTATGCCTTATGGATCTAAGGTAGTTTGTTATGGAGCCTTATCCGAAAAACCATTTGCAGTGAATTCTGGGATCATACTTTTCCAAAACAAAAAGATCGAAGGGTTTTGGTTGTCTTCCTGGATTTATGAAATTGGTTTAGAAGAATTTCAGAAACAAGCCAAAGAAGCCCAAAAATTTTTAAAAACCGTTTTCCAAACTAAAATCAACAAACGCTTCAAGTTTGAAGAATATAAAGAAGGTTTGGAATTTTACAAACAACATATGACCGAAGGGAAGGTAGTATTTGGTCCGTAGATATTTATTTTTATCTTTAGTTCTTTTTTCATTCACTTTTGTCTATTGTCTAAGTGATACAAAAAAGAACTTAGAAAGCTTAAAGGCATGTCAGTTTGATTTGGTGGATGTTCGTGTTGACCTCAAACCAAATCCTAGTTTTCCATTAATTCCTTTGGTGGATTTGTATCCGCAAATTTCTGTAGTCAATCCTAACAACACCAAAGTTTCTATCTACCAATTTGATTTGGAAATTGAACTTGTGACTCCGAAAGGAAAAGAATACATTGGAAAACTCCAAAATGAAACATCACTCGAAGTAGAACCAAACTCTGAAGCCTTGGTTGTTTTGAAACTTGTCCCCGAACAAAAAGGCTCCATTCTTCCAAAACTTCTTTCATTAGCAAAACAACTGTCAGATGCAGCAAGGCGCGGGGAAGATGCAGAGTTTGAAATTTATGGAACCGTACAAGTAGATAGTGCTTTTGGGAAACTTCCTATTCCCGTGAGAGAAGTTTCTCGGATCAAACTTAAAAAATGAAATTTTTCGACCTTGGGATTTTTGCCCTTCTATTTAGCATTGGAACCAACTTTCAATGCATTCAAAATCGAGATGATTTGTTTTATTCCCCACAAGAAGGAAACCAAAAGATTTTTGAATCCTATGCTTTAAAAAATTCATCCTGCGGGGCAAACAAACTTCCTGGTGCATTGGTGCTTGGCAGAGTTAAAATTGACGAATTAAAACTTTGTTTTAAGGCAATCGAACTGACAGACTGTAACACATGGAATACGGAAGGTTATCTTCCTGACTCCTGCAAAGCAATTAGTACGAGTTTTCGATAGTTATGTGGCGGTATTTATTTGATTTATCAACTGCGGAAGTTTTTTTATTCGCATCACTAGCGTTAGCTGGCATTTTCTTACTTGTATTCGGAAAACTGAGAAAAAAAGAAACTTCCACAAGTTCAAAAACAAAACAAAACAATGGCTTGGAGGATCCTTCCAGCCAAACTTCAAACAAATCAAAAAAAGATTCCAAACAATCCAAAGATACCAATTTAAAAGTGATGGAAGTTTTCGATTACAATGGAACAAAAATCCTCCACCAAGATGGTGCATATACAGTAAATGACCAAGGTGTAGTTACCAATTATATGAATTGGAATCTCCTACCTACTAAATACCAAAAAATGGTAAAGGAACTAGATAATCGTTCCCTCGGAGAAAAAGGAGAGGACTATTTTCTAGAAATGATCAATGGGTTCTATTATGTTTCTCTGCCGGGTGGAAAGAAAAAAAAATACGATTCCATCCAAAGTATCCCGGCAGATATAAGAAAACGATTAGGGGTATAACAACTATACTTTAAATAGACAATACTTCTGCTTTATTTTTGATCTTAGAAGATTGTTTCGATTCTTTTAATAGTTGTTTTGTTGCTTTTTGTTCGCGATCACGGATGATACCCTCATCCAAAACTTTTTTTGGTGGTTTTTTTAAATCCCAAACAACTCCAAACCAACTGAGTATTTTTAAAATATAATAAGAGACATCCACTTCATACCAGTAGAAACCTTGGTTTACCGATGAACAGTAATAGTGGTGGTTGTTATGCCAACCTTCTCCCATCGTGATAAGAGCTAACCAAAAATTATTTTTACTAGTGTCGCGTGAGTCATACCGCACCGAACCATACACATGGGAAAGAGAATTGATCGTCCAAGTAGCATGGCCTAAAAAGAAAGTAGAAACTGCATATCCATAAACGAGCCAAGCCCATCCACCCACTAAATAGAGTAAGACGGCATAAGACAATGGCGCTATCCAATGGTGACGATCTATAAAACGTAACTCAGGATATTTATAAAAATCAGGAATGAGTTTGGCTTCATAATCGTTGTAATCGTTCCGCAAAAACCAAAACATGTGCGAATACCAAAATCCCTTTCGGCTGGGAGAATGGATGTCTTTTTCCGTATCCGAATACTTATGGTGGTTTCTATGGTGAGCCGCCCACCAGAGGGGACCTTTTTGCATGGACATAGCCCCAATCCAAGCCAAAACAAATTGAAACACTCGGGATGTTTTAAAGGAAGCATGAGAAAAATAACGATGGTAAGCGGCAGTGATTCCAAACATTCGAAGGAAATAGGATCCAAGGGCAACCCCCACCAGAGACCAAGAAAAGGGAACAGTGAAAACGGTAAGAACCGTAGCCTGGACCAAAAAGAACAAAATTAGAAAAAGCAAAGGAGCCTGTTCTTTGACAACTGGCTCAACGGTAGACGAAGAATTCATGCAAATAAACCTATACCTATTGGAGTCTCCTAATGGCGTTTGGTTGCAAAAAAATTCATTCTACTTGATTCCCGATTTGCCTGTAGCACCCTGTC
This genomic stretch from Leptospira meyeri harbors:
- a CDS encoding cation:proton antiporter encodes the protein MHGEESLLQDIGLSIIFATVLSHIARVLKQPLILGYIIGGAMLGKEMGFELVTNEASIELISEIGLILLLFIIGLEINLAELAKMGKAMFTLGILQFTLSVAFVYSVFPFFGLPIGSEKFDLLYIAVALSLSSTLIVVKLLQDKVEINTLSGKLTVGVLVFQDIWAILFMGVQPNLNNPEILKILSSVGIIVLLIAFSFSVSRYVLAKLYKACASSPELILLTSIMWCFLVCGIAGEAGLSKEMGALVAGMSIAAFPYGADVISKLIGIRDFFVTLFFVALGLKVPLPSLEVIGLSAAIIALMLFVRMITIAPVIIKLNKGVRNGFLTALNLAQISEFSLVILALGAGFEHITPKLQAVILTSTIIASVLSTYIIMFNHNIAATFERLLARVGISDQAEESGKEDKASHGGHGGHGDGMVRDIIVLGYFRIARAFVEYLEDLSPSLIKRIIIADYNPAFKDELTNKGFQWAYADLAHPDSLSHIGLHDASMVICTISDSFLKGTNNNRLLSTLSKLAPNAKIILTSDEPGEAKKLVADGAQKVIIPGVITGEFLYDYISRGMRNNEREVS
- a CDS encoding flagellar basal body-associated FliL family protein, with the translated sequence MGDREVDEEEGGLAEGSTASTGMSPIVKWLLYIAAAIFGIIIVTVISMFVAQKTATSVFKQQKNISLVKAPPPLEVYTFQEEFRVNTSDVGESHFVKLKMSLGFESGQPALSAELAARVAQMQNIINLVIARKTKDDLKSITNQLDLREEIKAHLNHILTNGKIKEVYFTEFLVN
- a CDS encoding glycosyltransferase; protein product: MKVAIIHDWLTGMRGGEIVLDSLLKAFPEADLFTLFYSKGKLNERIENRKITTAFTNNLPFKEKYYRYYLPVFPTAIESLDLKGYDVVISSSHCVAKGVIPHPDTFHLSYIHSPMRYVWDMYYDYFPGRKGFKFFLLQSIANYLRTWDAASSNRVDYFTCNSHFVGRRIQKYYRRDYKIVYPPCLPQDFRVHDVSKDDYYLMVSAFAPYKKIDLAIEAFRENGKPLILVGGGQEEGKLVKNLPKNILWKKGLPRTEVIELYKKARGFIFPGMEDFGITPVESQAYATPVIAYGKGGALESVKEDRTGVFFKEQTVKSLNEAIQRAEKIHFKRGDFQNSINRFTEEKFVSEIRKVVDRHK
- the motB gene encoding flagellar motor protein MotB, with the protein product MASKKEKCPECIQKVPEFMATYGDMVTLLLCFFILLYTTGKTDAKEMQIILSAFKSTTGFFTGGQTLSKGSLEEMGMQIESLPSQVVGRNLSKSKKDAQEVFKPEVEAGKVRISENERGLVISLVGADYFYPGSAILTPAIRETLRKAAGLIKGLERFVRVEGHSDDDAVNPVNRPGREEREYINNWDLAGARAVNATVFMINSEEIEPSWFQAVSFGSYRPLVLENEGTPEAKAFNRRVDIIILTEKSTKRAPGESKYGLPDTRLPNTETNVEGEF
- a CDS encoding MlaD family protein, which gives rise to MKSKKLSKESLTGIVFFSILVFAFFTTVIEPDRPAKKYPYRLSLFYSRIDGIKEGTEVRILGIQKGYVAHIDSRPLMDVPDRRFLDHNIDHAIELHIALEDPLTLWDNYEVDFQTITLFSGRIININPGSSDGKRPFFKPTFREGEKSPDYLPSARYFDDFFKATSATMEENRTDLRQITLDFRSISDKLNHTEGTIPKLIGSTEMYDELLATVKDAETIGKEGRRYMESSRNLENTMPIPFLITASYYGRTTPITGRRIGPQE
- a CDS encoding TolC family protein; amino-acid sequence: MKSKFKQSLLALLCPFGMFFSFVLEADPTRDPFESLHGPNIYSQDYINQQPGVLTLEELLKSVEKSYPLVLAAEKLLSEAEYNYLAAEGAFDLQFKSMGTTKPMGYYTNNAADAMFEKPTPLGGTSFFAGYRIGRGTFPVYDGKRETNDHGEIRAGAIFPLMRNREIDKNRADIKKADLDRRLSELSIQKLKIEVIKEATKRYWKWVASGQEYLVNKDLLALAKNRQNQITERIKLGDIPKMEGTENDRAILQRESQFVSAEREMQKAAIDLSLFLRAPDGNLILPTTNRLPIGFPKPIDYKKVELEKSIKLAWKYRPELQDFEFKRDKVRVDQDMGYNSLKPQVDLVVAGSQDFGPGSVTRAKPELEASLILNLPIQTKRPRGMIGAAEAKIAQLDQELQFSKDKIKTEVQDSISEVIASAKRVIVTQNEVELARKLEEMERERFALGDSTLLFVNIREQTSAEAAVREIKALYDHHVAIAHFQASTASILQISPFP
- a CDS encoding LIC13255 family lipoprotein, whose product is MKFFDLGIFALLFSIGTNFQCIQNRDDLFYSPQEGNQKIFESYALKNSSCGANKLPGALVLGRVKIDELKLCFKAIELTDCNTWNTEGYLPDSCKAISTSFR
- a CDS encoding zinc-binding dehydrogenase yields the protein MKAVTILKYDESEPQLELREKEVPTPKENEVRIKIHLSPINPSDLMFIRGLYGFKKKAPVSAGFEASGIVDAVGSAIKTLTVGMNVSCVAPQNDGSWAEYMITTEDNCLPLVDGVSLDEGSSFFVNPMTAWAMVSKCSKEGHPAMIQTAAASALGKMVVRLCKERGIPLINIVRKKEQEDNLLEIGAENILNSTSPNYQKDLFKISKKLNATYAIDAVAGETAQSLVECMPYGSKVVCYGALSEKPFAVNSGIILFQNKKIEGFWLSSWIYEIGLEEFQKQAKEAQKFLKTVFQTKINKRFKFEEYKEGLEFYKQHMTEGKVVFGP
- the kdsB gene encoding 3-deoxy-manno-octulosonate cytidylyltransferase; translation: MSDQILGVIPARFASTRFPGKPLALIGTKPMIQWTYHHASLSKSIHRLVVATDDRRIHDTVISFGGESVFTSPDHPTGTDRIIEVAEKFPNYGIIVNIQGDEPGMEPNLIEGVLALKTKHRNWEMTTAAVPFTASEDPKDPNKVKVVFDRNARANYFSRSPIPASFKGEATYHRHLGIYAYEREFLMKYNHLPASDWETVESLEQLRALQNGSTIGVYLSDKANLGVDSPADLEVVIRDFKEKGLI
- a CDS encoding flagellar FlbD family protein gives rise to the protein MVILHRLKGAEFVLNADLIETIEANPDTIITLVNEKKFIVQEPVAEVVEKVIAYQTRIHNLPRVSERRPEET
- a CDS encoding motility protein A, yielding MDIATVIGLALGAALMLLGVVSGGLALTDLIDIPSVMITFGGAAAATIISFPWTSTIGVGAVTKKAFQNPPSDLPGLITTLVSFSEKARREGLLALEDDINELPEEFLKKGIQLVVDGTDPELVRNIMETEIGNTATRHAYGRSWWDAYAGFAPGFGMLGTLVGLVGMLKNLGGGDASAIGQGMATALITTLYGSLAQNLFAAPIVRKLTRRSEDELVIKQVMVEGTLSIQSGDNPRIVKEKLASFLTPAERTALKDDGD
- a CDS encoding acyl-CoA desaturase, with the protein product MNSSSTVEPVVKEQAPLLFLILFFLVQATVLTVFTVPFSWSLVGVALGSYFLRMFGITAAYHRYFSHASFKTSRVFQFVLAWIGAMSMQKGPLWWAAHHRNHHKYSDTEKDIHSPSRKGFWYSHMFWFLRNDYNDYEAKLIPDFYKYPELRFIDRHHWIAPLSYAVLLYLVGGWAWLVYGYAVSTFFLGHATWTINSLSHVYGSVRYDSRDTSKNNFWLALITMGEGWHNNHHYYCSSVNQGFYWYEVDVSYYILKILSWFGVVWDLKKPPKKVLDEGIIRDREQKATKQLLKESKQSSKIKNKAEVLSI